CGCGGAGACATGAGGAAAGGCTGTCACGGATAGATTGGTAGGATAGGTCTACACTGCCAGTATGCGCTTTCACCACCAGGTTCCCCTGAGGAAGGGTGCATTCTTTCAACGCAGCCCTAATGCGGCGCTTTACAACATTCCGCTCTACGGCCAATTTGGAAACTTTTTTATCAACAATTACTGCTACCCTATGGCCATCCTTAACGGTTGGGAAGAGGTAGCAGGTAAGTGGACCGTGGGAACGGCGTGAGCCGCGACGGAATACTGTGAGGATATCGTGCGAGCGACGAAGCCGGCTCGAGCGAGGGAACATCTAGTACTTTTTGGTGGAATCAGAAACGGTAAGGCTCTTGCGACCCTTTGCCCGACGGCTTTTAATCACGTCGATAGCCTTCTTCATACGAGCACGGAAACCATGCTTGCGAAGACGCTTCCGTTTATTGAGCGTTCGATCTACGTACATTTGGAGAACTTTCAGTAAGTATACCGAAATACTGTACCTGATTTTAATCTATTGAGCAAGAGAAAAGCACAAGGTAAAAGGCCCACCACGGAGATGGACC
This genomic stretch from Verrucomicrobiia bacterium harbors:
- the rpmH gene encoding 50S ribosomal protein L34; this translates as MYVDRTLNKRKRLRKHGFRARMKKAIDVIKSRRAKGRKSLTVSDSTKKY
- the rnpA gene encoding ribonuclease P protein component produces the protein MFPRSSRLRRSHDILTVFRRGSRRSHGPLTCYLFPTVKDGHRVAVIVDKKVSKLAVERNVVKRRIRAALKECTLPQGNLVVKAHTGSVDLSYQSIRDSLSSCLRVLSR